The DNA sequence CCTTCCGGGCGATCGGGAAGGGAGGGACCACCGGGGAACCACCACGAAGCGCCACCGAAGAGGGCTGCGGCGATGGGCCCCACCGCGCGAAGCGCCGCGCGGCAGCTTGCCGCCGAGCGCATGCACCGCAGTACCGCCAAACGCCGCCACCGCGTCGGCCGCACCTGCCGCACTGGTCGCCGTTCGCTCAGGGGCGGCGGCCCCGTTACCGCAGCTCGAAGGACTCAGCCGGCGGCAGAGGCCGCGGATTCGCCGTCGGTCGGCTCGGTGGCGGCCCCGTCCGCTGCGGCGGCGTCCGTTTCCGCACCGCCGACTGCCGCGGCCCCCTTGCGCTCGTTGATGTGCTCCAGGACCTCGGCGAAGTGCTCGCCCAGGACCTCGTGCAGGTGCCGCGCCATGGCGTCGGCGAGCAGGGCGTCGACCGCGGTCTGCGCCAGCGGCCGCAGGCGGCGCACCAGGACCGCTGTCTCCGCGATCTCCTCGCCCCTGAGGATGCCCTCGGGTGCGTGCTCGGCGAGGATGTGGTCGGCGACGGTGCGCACCAGCTCGCCGGCCAGCGCCCCGACACGCTCCTTCAGCCGCTCGGAGATGTCCAGCACGGTGCTCAGCTCCATACCGGCCGCCACCAGCTCGGCGCCGGCGTTGAGCAGGCGCGGGCTGGGCACCCGGAAACGCAGCCCTTCGCGCTCCAGTAGGCCGAGCCGCAGCGAGCGCGTGATGTTGGGCGCACTGACCTGGCCCGGGAACATCTCACGCAGTTCGCCCATGGTGATGTAGCCGGCGATCTCGTCGCTCCACGGGTCGCCGACGGCCGACTCGAAGCCGAGGATGTCGTTCAGGTCGCCCCCGCGCTCCCAGACGGTGACGAGTTCACTGATGTTGGCGAAGGTGTAGCCGCGCTTGAGCAACTGGCCGATGAGCCGCAGGCGCGCCAGGTGGGCCTCGGTGTAGATGCCCACGCGTCCCTCGCGGCGGGGCGGGGAGAGCAGCCCCCGGTCCTGGTAGACGCGGACGTTGCGCACCGTGGTACCCGCGAGCCGCGCCAACTCGTCGATGCGGTATTCGGCCATGGTCCCAAGCCTAGGGCGTCGCCGCGACGCGCGGCGGCGGCCTGCACAGGCGATCGGGGCGGCGTGGGGGGTCGGCGGCCCGCTCTCCTCCGGGTTCAACTACCGCTTGAATTGTGACAATGAGCGTTGTAATGTTTCGGCATCCAGGGTGTGGACGAGATCACACCCGCCCCTCAGGGCGCGACTACGGCGTCCGTGCCGAAGTGGTTCGCCACCGCCGCGGTCCGCCGGACTCGCGCCGGGCGGGAGAAGGAGGACCGACGTGACCGTTGAGTCGCAGACCCGCACGACCGACCGCGAAGACATCGCCAAACGCCTGCTGCGCTCCTCGGCCAAGGCGTCCTTCGACCCGCTGGTGGAGATCGACTGGGACGCCCCCGTGGACACCGACCGCTACGCGATCCGCCCGGAGCGGGTGTCCCTCTACGGCACCGACCTGTGGGAGATGCTCACCGAGGAGCAGCGCAAGGAGTTGAGTCGGCAGGAGATCGCCAGCCTCGCCAGCATCGGGATCTGGTTCGAGACCATCCTCATGCAGATGCTGGTACGCCACGCCTACGACCGCGACCCCACGTCCAACCACATCCAGTACGCCTATACCGAGATCGCCGACGAGTGCCGCCACTCGGTCATGTTCGCCAAGCTGCTCGGCAAACTCGACGCCCCCTACTACAAGCTCGATCCGGTTGCGCAGTTCCTCGGCCGCGTCTTCAAGGCCGTCTCCAACGGGCCGCTGACCTTCAGCGGCGCCCTGTTCGTGGAGGAGGTCCTGGACCAGCTGCAGCGCGAGATCATGGCCGACGAGTCGTTGGAGCCCCTCACCCGCGCCGTCTCGCGCATCCACGTCGTGGAGGAGGCGCGGCACATGCGCTACGCCCGCGAGGAGTTCGCGCGCGACTGGCGCAAGCGCGGCCCGCTCGTGCAGCACTACAGCCGCTTCGTGCTCGGCCTGGTCGTCTACTACTCCGCGACCCGGCTGATCAGCCCCAAGGCCTACGAGCGCGTCGGCTTGGACCCGCGCAAGGCGCGCCGAGCGGCGCGCCGCAACCCCCACTGGATCGACACGAAAACCTGGGCGGCCCGCAAGGTCGTCGAGACCCTCGACCGCGCCGGGGCCATCTCCGGCCCCGGCAGGCACCTGTGGCGCAAGGCCGGCCTGCTCGGCCGCCGCGGCAGCGGCTCACCCGCGGCCTCCGCCCCCTCGACCGCCGGCCCGGAGGCTCAACGCGCCTGAGCAACCGGGCCGGCTCCACCACCGGCGGTCCGGGCCCGCACCGCTGCCGGGCCCCGGACCGCCGCCCGCTCTACCGGCCGGAAAGGATCGGCTCACGTGAGTGACGACCAACACCCGACCGAGGGCCGCCAGGCGCCGCCTCCCCACTTCCGCGTCGCCGTCATCGGCACCGGGTTCGCCGGGATCGGCATGGCGGTCCGGCTCAAGCAGGCCGGACTCGACGACATCGTGCTGCTTGAGCGCGCCGACGACGTCGGCGGCACCTGGCGCGACAACGACTACCCCGGCGCCGCCTGCGACGTCCCCTCCCACCTCTACTCGTTCTCCTTCGCGCCCAACCCGGCCTGGAGCCGCAGCTTCTCGCCGCAGCCGGAGATCTGGGACTACCTGCGCCGGGTCGCCAAGGACTACGACGTGGTGCGCCACGTCCGGTTCGGCCACGACGTGACGGAGGCCCGCTGGGAGCCGGAGGCCAACCGCTGGCGGGTGCACACCAGCGGCGGCACCGTCACCGCGCAGTTCCTCGTGAGCGGCTGCGGGCCGCTGGCCGACCCGGCTCTGCCCGACATCCCCGGCATCGGTACCTTCGCCGGCTCGATGTTCCACTCGGCCGCCTGGGACCACGAGCGCGACCTCACCGGCCGCCGCGTAGCCGTGGTGGGCACCGGAGCCTCGGCGATCCAGTTCATCCCCGAGATCCAGCCCGACGCGGGCGAATTGCGGGTGTTCCAGCGCACGCCGCCGTGGGTCATCCCGCGCCACGACCGCGACATCACCCGCCTGGAGACCCGGCTGTTCCACCGGGTGCCGCTCGCCCAGCGCATCGCCCGCACCTGCATCTACTGGGGACGGGAGAACTACGTGTTCGGGTTCGTGAAGAACCCGCGGCTGCTGAAGGCGGCCGAGCGGCTCGCCCGGGCGAACCTGCGGCGCGGCGTCAAGGACCCCGAACTGCGACGCAAGCTCACCCCCGACTACACCATCGGCTGCAAGCGCATACTGCTGTCCAACGACTATTATCCGGCGCTGGCCCGGCCCAACGTCGAGGTCGTCACCGACCCCATCGCCGAGATCCGGCCCGACGCCGTGGTCACCCGGGACGGCACCCGGCACGAGGTCGACACCATCATCTTCGGCACGGGCTTCCAGGTGGCCGACCCGCCGATCGCGCAGCGGATCCGCGACGCCGACGGCGTGCTGCTGTCGGACCGCTGGGGCGACGACGTACAGGCGCTGCGCGGCACCACCGTGGCCGGATACCCCAACCTGTTCATCCTGGCCGGACCGAACACCGGGCTCGGCCACTCCTCCCAGGTGTTCATGATCGAGGCGCAGATCGCCTACACCATGGCCGCGCTGCGTTACGCCCATGACCACGGCGCCGACCGGCTCGAACCGCGCGCCGAGGCCCAGCAGGCCTACACCCGCGAGGTCGAGGAGCGGATGAGCGGCACGGTGTGGGTCTCCGGCGGTTGCGACAGCTGGTATCTGAACGACCGCGGCCGCAACACCACCTTGTGGCCCGGTTTCACCTGGGACTACGCGCTGCGCACCCGCCGCTTCGACCCCGGTTCCTACCACGTGCGCACCGCGCCCGAAAGCGGGGGCGGCCGGGCGCGCGGCTCGCTCCCGCGCGCCCTCGCCCGTGCGAGCGGGGGCGGCCGCGGTTGGCGGCGCGCCGGGGGCGCGGCGGTGACGGCGGCCGAGGGCGGCCTCCGCCGCGTGCGGGACGCCGGAAGGAGGACGCCGTGAGCGGCATGGGCGACGGCGAAGAGGAGTACCGCGGACCGGCGACCCTGGTGGCCGGCGGTGTGGAGGCATCGGTGGAGGCGCACCTTGCCGGTCACTTCGACCCGCTGGTGGGCGCCTACCGGTGGGTGGGCCGCGTCTCCCCCGACCCGGCCGCAGACGCCGCCTACGCGGCGGGCGACACCGCCGTCGTGCTGCGCACCCCCGAGGGCCACGAGGGCGAAGGCCGACTCGCCGAGGCCAACGTCTGGGGCGGGTACCGGGTGGTCGGCACCGGTACCCCGCCGTTCGCGGTGCCGCACGTGGTACCCGGCGAGGACTGAGTCGCGGGCCGAAAGACGGCCGGGGGCGGATCGCACGAAGGGGACCGTCCGCCATCCGGTGCGCGCCGATGCGCCCTGCGCCTCCCGAGGGAGCGCGGGGCGCGCGGTGTGTCCGGCCGGGCGGCCCTGCGGGGCGGCCTGCGGGGCGGCCCCGGGGGCTGCTACCAGGGATCCTCTTGGCGGAAGAACGCCGCGCTCGCCCACTCGGTGCGCTGCGCCGCGTAGCCCGGCTTGATCACCTGCTCGATGAGCGCCAACCGCTCGTCGTGGCCGATGAAGGCGGACTTCATCGCGTTGACGGTGAACCACCGCAGCGTGTCGAGGGTGTAGCCGAACTCCTCGGTGAGCAGCGCCATCTCCTCGCTGAGGGTGGTGCTGTCCAGCAGCCGGTTGTCGGTGTTGACGGTGACCCGGAACCGCAGCCTGCGCAGCGTGTCCACCGGGTGCTCGGCCAGCGACGGCAGCACCCCGGTGTTGACATTGGAGGTGGGGCACAACTCCAGCGGGATGCGCTTGTCCCGGATGTAGGCGGCGAGTTCGCCCAGCTTGGCCGAGCCGTCCTCGGCCACCGCGATGTCGTCGAAGATCCGCACGCCCTGGCCGAGCCGGTCCGCGCCGCACCACTGGATGGCCTCCCATACGGAGGACAGGCCGAAGCCCTCGCCGGCGTGCAGCGTCAAGTGGAAGTTGGCCCGCTTCACGTGCTCGCACGCGGAGATGTGGCGGGTGGGCGGGTATCCGGCCTCGGGACCGGCGATGTCGAAGCCGACGACGCCGCGGCTCCGGTAGCGCACGGCCAAGTCGGCGATCTCCAGCGAGTCGGCGGCCTGGCGCATCGCGGTCAGCAGCAGGCGCACGTCGACATCCTGCCCGAACAGCCGAGCCTTGGCCCGACCGACGCGCAGTCCCGCCAAGACGGCGTCGACCACCTGCTCGCGGCTGAGCCCGCCTTCGGTGTGCTGCTCCGGCGCCAGTTTGACCTCGGCGTAGACCACGCCGTCCGCGGCGAGGTCCTGGGCGCATTCCGCGGCGACGCGTGTCAGCGACTCCGCGTCCTGCAGCAGGTCCACCACCGGGTCCAGGCGGCGGGCCCGCTCCTCGGGCGTCGGCGCCGCCTCGGCGAACCAGGCGCGCAGCCGGTCGGGGTCGCCAGCGGGCAGCGGGGGCGCGCCGGCGCCGGCCTGAGCGGTGAGGTCGAGCACGGTGCCCGGTCGCAGACCGCCGACGAGGTGATCGTGCAGCAGCACCTTGGGCAGGCTCCGGATGGTCTCGTAGGGGAGACGCGTCATCTTCCTCCTCGGTGTCCGTCCTCCAGTGGGTAAATTGCCCGGCAGTCTAAACGAGCACCGCCGGTGAGGCACGGGAGGGGCCGGGTGATTCGCGTCTCGGGGCGGGAACCGGTTCCAAGGTTGCCGGCTCAGGGGGCCGCCGACTGCCCGGTCGGCGACGAGGGTCCGGTTCGTCCGGCGTCTATCGTGAACTTATGGCCGCGGGAAATCGCATTCCGTGGCCATAAGTTCACGACACTGGGAGAAGCCGACGGGACCGGCATCGGCGGCTCCCTCTCACCCCGGACCGACAGGGCTCCGCGCCGAGCCGCCCGCCGGCGGCAGCACGTGCTCGGAGACCTCCGAGTGCACCTGCTGCAGTCGCGCGCGGGCGGCGCGGCGCAGTCGGCCCAGGCACTCCACCGCCGCCGACTCGTCACCGACCAGCCCGCCCTTGACCACCGCGGGCACGCCGTCGAGCGGCCCGCCGCTGAGGGTGCCGTGCACGGCCAGCGGCAGCACCTCCCCGCCGACCTCGAAGCCGTGCACGTCCAGCGCGTCGAACACGCTGGAGGTGACGTCGCCGCCGGTGAGGAACAAGCCGCTGGGCAGGGCGTGGGTGCCGGCTTGCTCCTCGACGGCGGCGACCACCTCCGCCAGCAGTCCGGCCAGGCGCGCGGGCAGGGCGCGCACGGCCGGAAGAGTCTCCGGCGCGTCCTCGGGTGTGAGCAGCCGCAGGGCCACGACGTCGGGGAATCCGGACGAGGTGAGCC is a window from the Streptomonospora litoralis genome containing:
- a CDS encoding MerR family transcriptional regulator, translating into MAEYRIDELARLAGTTVRNVRVYQDRGLLSPPRREGRVGIYTEAHLARLRLIGQLLKRGYTFANISELVTVWERGGDLNDILGFESAVGDPWSDEIAGYITMGELREMFPGQVSAPNITRSLRLGLLEREGLRFRVPSPRLLNAGAELVAAGMELSTVLDISERLKERVGALAGELVRTVADHILAEHAPEGILRGEEIAETAVLVRRLRPLAQTAVDALLADAMARHLHEVLGEHFAEVLEHINERKGAAAVGGAETDAAAADGAATEPTDGESAASAAG
- a CDS encoding AurF N-oxygenase family protein → MTVESQTRTTDREDIAKRLLRSSAKASFDPLVEIDWDAPVDTDRYAIRPERVSLYGTDLWEMLTEEQRKELSRQEIASLASIGIWFETILMQMLVRHAYDRDPTSNHIQYAYTEIADECRHSVMFAKLLGKLDAPYYKLDPVAQFLGRVFKAVSNGPLTFSGALFVEEVLDQLQREIMADESLEPLTRAVSRIHVVEEARHMRYAREEFARDWRKRGPLVQHYSRFVLGLVVYYSATRLISPKAYERVGLDPRKARRAARRNPHWIDTKTWAARKVVETLDRAGAISGPGRHLWRKAGLLGRRGSGSPAASAPSTAGPEAQRA
- a CDS encoding flavin-containing monooxygenase, with product MAVRLKQAGLDDIVLLERADDVGGTWRDNDYPGAACDVPSHLYSFSFAPNPAWSRSFSPQPEIWDYLRRVAKDYDVVRHVRFGHDVTEARWEPEANRWRVHTSGGTVTAQFLVSGCGPLADPALPDIPGIGTFAGSMFHSAAWDHERDLTGRRVAVVGTGASAIQFIPEIQPDAGELRVFQRTPPWVIPRHDRDITRLETRLFHRVPLAQRIARTCIYWGRENYVFGFVKNPRLLKAAERLARANLRRGVKDPELRRKLTPDYTIGCKRILLSNDYYPALARPNVEVVTDPIAEIRPDAVVTRDGTRHEVDTIIFGTGFQVADPPIAQRIRDADGVLLSDRWGDDVQALRGTTVAGYPNLFILAGPNTGLGHSSQVFMIEAQIAYTMAALRYAHDHGADRLEPRAEAQQAYTREVEERMSGTVWVSGGCDSWYLNDRGRNTTLWPGFTWDYALRTRRFDPGSYHVRTAPESGGGRARGSLPRALARASGGGRGWRRAGGAAVTAAEGGLRRVRDAGRRTP
- a CDS encoding DUF4873 domain-containing protein is translated as MGDGEEEYRGPATLVAGGVEASVEAHLAGHFDPLVGAYRWVGRVSPDPAADAAYAAGDTAVVLRTPEGHEGEGRLAEANVWGGYRVVGTGTPPFAVPHVVPGED
- a CDS encoding adenosine deaminase — its product is MTRLPYETIRSLPKVLLHDHLVGGLRPGTVLDLTAQAGAGAPPLPAGDPDRLRAWFAEAAPTPEERARRLDPVVDLLQDAESLTRVAAECAQDLAADGVVYAEVKLAPEQHTEGGLSREQVVDAVLAGLRVGRAKARLFGQDVDVRLLLTAMRQAADSLEIADLAVRYRSRGVVGFDIAGPEAGYPPTRHISACEHVKRANFHLTLHAGEGFGLSSVWEAIQWCGADRLGQGVRIFDDIAVAEDGSAKLGELAAYIRDKRIPLELCPTSNVNTGVLPSLAEHPVDTLRRLRFRVTVNTDNRLLDSTTLSEEMALLTEEFGYTLDTLRWFTVNAMKSAFIGHDERLALIEQVIKPGYAAQRTEWASAAFFRQEDPW